Within the Telopea speciosissima isolate NSW1024214 ecotype Mountain lineage chromosome 4, Tspe_v1, whole genome shotgun sequence genome, the region tatttcaatGAATTACCTGTATTGGGTTGTGCTATATATTTTTTGCATAAACAAGCAATTATAATTCTATTATCCATTAATAGTgaagcagatctcatctcaccgtgaaAGTAAACAATCTTATCTAACCATGTAAATCCTTGAATGATTATTTGTTTGCGAtctccattcttttctgcaatTGTTTTAAGTTCACATTTTTTCTACGGTTATATAAACTTTATCAACAAAAAATTTACATTAATTTGTGGTTCTTGCATTGGACTTATGATCTCAAATATGGACCTTAGGTTTATTCTATCTCCAAGTTGCAATTGTGATCTGTCCCTCAACCCCAACTCTTCACTTTCCTTCGTCAGTCACCATCCACCTTTTTCATATGGATACATCGTTCTACCCTATTCATACCGgtggtcctctctctctctctctcattgtgTTCATCGTTCCATATCAAGTAAAAAATGGATGGAGTAGAGAGGTTGATGGTTAATAATGTATAGGCTTGTTGTTATTATTGCTAAACTGCTGCGATTatacataaatacataaattacTAAAGAACAGAGacggaaaagaaggaaaagagaaggaaagagaggaaagaatcAGGCGATGGCAGGGACATGGGGttgtatatatatctatatattaaCTGCTCCTCTCCTCCACCGAATCTATGATGATTGATAGCTAACCCACAGATCACATCTCCATCTTTAGAATGTTAGCAGCTTCCAAGGTGCCTGCAAAACCACCATTGCATCTTCTTTAGATTCTATTCCTCTCTTCAGGTTCTGTGCAACAAAATCCATACTCTTTTAAATAGAATAATCATAATTTTGGGGGTATGAACAATGAAGAAGATCTTTAATCACAAAAGGGTCCATTCGTCTTAACAAAGATCATGACAGAAGGGACTTTTTGTAACTTTCTTTTTGTGGGCTTCTCAGGGGTCTCCATCTGCTGACTCTGCAGTTtatagcctttttttttttctaatgaaacttttctcccccttcttctttacTCAATTATGTGGAAGAGGGGAAGATTTTTACATAAAAGGAAACAGAGTATTAGAAGTTACCTGTGAATGGTTGGGATGGGAAAAGAGTTGATCTTCCTTGATAAGATTCCACATTGTAGAGACCTTGTAAATCAGTATCCCAagtagaagaagaggggagTTGGACCTGCTCCAATGAAATTTTATTCTTAGAGATTAGAAGGGCTGGTAATGGCTGTGAACACTGAACAGTAAAAGAAGACTGAAGGAGTGGAATGAATAGCATGTAGCAGCAGAAGAAATTACATTGAAGCATGATGAGTCTAGAAAGGATTCCGGTGTTCTTGACACCGGAGTGCTCATGGTTCTTCGAATCGTCATTTCGGGGGAATTTATGGCCATATCCACTTGCCGCGCTGCATTATTAAACTGAAGGTAGCCCGGATTCGCAAGTTCTGAAGAAATCCCCATGGTTGGAAAACTAGTAGTGCAAGCAGGGAACATCTGTGAACCAATACACAATTACAACTACTATCAGATGGGGTGAGCCTAAGAATTATAATACGCATTAATTAACCCAGTTAGAATGCTATACTCTCACCTGTTTTTTGAAGGAGTTTTCCATATTAAAATCAAGCCTTGGATTCACAGCAGCAAGTTTCATGGACAAGAACTGCATTTGATTATCCAAACATACATAATTGAGGAAATTCTcaacaaaaataaagggaatACTAGGGTGGCTGTATCTAATACCTCTACTTGTCTCTGGAGAGATTGAACATAGTTGATGATTTCGTCGAGCATTCCGGCCTTGCCTGTGATCTTGTTGCACCCAGGGACTAAATCTTGCAAATACTTCATCCTCTCACTGATCCTTTCTCTTCTCACCTACAAAATTATAACATATAGGTTAGCACATTCTTTCAAACtgtgaaacaaaagaaataagacAATTAAACAGAGTTCCCTCACTCACTCTTTCTGCTAAGCTGTGGCTATCGGTGGCCTGGCCACGACGAGCTCGGACATGAATGTAATCTGGCTTCTGAACATCAGGAACCTTTGAATTCTCTTTCGAAGTATCACCAGAAGTTTCCCCATTATTGTTTTGCTCTGTGTTCTTGGACTCCACCTCTTCATCTCCTTTGGTTCTCTTGTCTTTTGTATCCTCTGCTAAGGCAACCTGGGTACCCAGCAagaaggggttttgattaataAATTCATGGAACGTCATTACAAAATCATCATTAATTACCCAACTAGGGAATAATCCTCTGTTCTTATTATAGAACTTTTCCTTCAATTACAAGTTTCTATTAATAAACAACAATCAATGCCATAAGCCCCAAATACAGAGCGAATTCACATGAACAGCAGGAAGTAGTGCAGAGTCTCGACAGATACAAACCTTTGAGTTGTGTGCCTTAtccaattttctcttcttggaGCTCTCTCTTCCAGCCGACGAAGCAGTCATCAACACCGATTCTCCCCCTTTCTCCTCCGCCACGGACGGTGGGCAGCTTGTAGTCCTCGAAATGTAGTAACCCATCTCAATAGGATCAGTGACAAGATCAGGAGGAGAGGGAGACAGGAACCCCATCGTCGTCTCCCTGTTAGAAACTGTTCTGGGTATTGGGTATTTCCCCAAATCCGGCCATCCATTTACTGAACAGGGGTCGGCTTTCATATTCCGGTTCGCCAGCTCTCGAAGTACTGCTGGATCGTTGTTGATCAAGTCCTGAAATTGCTGCATCATTGTCGGATGATGCAGCAGAGAGAAAGGACTGAATTGGGTCTCATTTAAATAGCTCTGTTGAGGTTGATGACAGGACGATTGaggttgttgttgctgctgccatTTCAGCTGGGCTCGCTTCCCCTCCAGCATAGTGAGGTCCATGACTTTTCCAGCGAGATTCTCAGGCATAGTGGAGTAGGCAATGCAACATCTCTCACAAATCTCTGTTCATATAGTCACATAACCGTGCAACCAGAAAGTACTAAAAACTgatcagaaggagaagaaaggaagtgCTAGAAGAGATTAGGAAGGTTTGCAGGCTTTCATGTCGAACACCTGTACTCAAACACAGGTAAGTGTTGTTTCTATCGTACTCTCAACTGATGATCGAGCTGAAACGAGAAAGAAATCAGAAACATGGGCTATGGAAATCCTCAACTAAGCCTCTGATCTCAGTGTCTGACTCTTCTCAAACTTTCACAGTTTCACTGGGAGTATGGAATTGAAGCTCTAGGCGTCACCGTTTCTCGTGTTTGGGGTTCGTTTGGAAAAAGAACTGAGACTTGTGATTTGATAGCCAAATACAGAAACGAAAAAGAACTATCTGTAAAAGGGTCCTCACCAAGCTTAAATATGAGAAGCGAGTAATGACTACACTGACTGGGTTATATATACCGAAAGTCACACAAATGGCCGGAATAAATAACAGAGGATAGGTAGGACTATGGTCCTTACCACCGTAACCACCATACCGTAACCACAGGGGTCAGGAGTCAGGAGGAATCAGGAATCAGGATTTGGAACCCCTCCCCTGTAGGTAACCACCCCAATTCATCTCACACCATCTATGGGGGGTATGGGGGGTGTGGTCATACGGGTCACGAGTCATAATTTGAAACTCCACTCCTGCAGGTAACCATCCCAACCGATCTCACACAGTCCATGGGGTTTGAAGTAGGGATGTAAAGGGTTCGGATGTGATCGAATCTGGATATTTCCTATCCGGATACGGATGTGAATCGGATTTtcaactatccatttacatctctgatTATGTAAAACAGATCTTCCTCCCCCAACGGATACGATTCTGTCAATCCATGTTTTAGTCTCACAATTCTCATTTCCTCACTATTTAGAACCTGTTGCATCTTCAAAAACCATCTATATTGttagttggatatctatttAGATCGGATAATTTTTTTTCGAATTATATGAATAAAAACTCTGATAAccctaaacaaatacggatgagaattgaattcagatttttaGGTACCTGCTTACATCTGTAGTATGGTGTGAGATAGGTTGGAGTGGTTACCTTCAAGGGAAGGGTTTTAAACTCAGTCAAACAAGAGTTTTAGGATTGGGGGATTCAAGAGGAGGAGAGTGGGGAGCCCAGAGGTTGGATCAAATTCTCATACGTTGTTAGGGAATCCAAGAGAGTGAGTGGATTTCATTTTTGTGCCTAAGAGTGTACCTGAACCATTCTCATGAGATCACGCTTCTACCATTCAATGTATGAAAAGTGAAAACGCAAATCACAGAAGTGCATATTCACTAGAGTCTAGTTCCTTTACACGTATGTGTGAGAGATAACCACATGTctcatttttaccatttacaagggTAAAAGGGGTATTAATGAAATTAAAAAGGACAAATGATTACCTCTCACATGTAGATTCACCAACACGTACATGCAGATGATACATTCTCAATTCACTAGACTTGCCAATCGGGattgaaaggaagagaagaagcatTTGGGACAAAGTGCCAAGGTATCCATTCGGGACCCCGATCCTCTATTACTAAGCTGCCCGACAGGACTCTATTGCCAAGACACAATAAGGTGATAaattaccgccttacccctgtccaagCGCCTtacccaagtgggggtaaggctatCATTTACCACCTTACTGTGGCTTGACAGTAGGGTCCTACCGGCAGTTCGACAGTAAGAGATCCAAATTGATCCATCCATCCATAATTTGGTAATGGGTCCCATTGACATGATTGCCACGTGGGTGTGTCCAGAAAACGTAGAAACGTATATAGTCTCAGACGGAGAGGGAGTGTTGGAGACTTTTGGAGAGTTGGGTTgttcattttgattttttaaaaggtTTTTGGGTGTTGTATTTAAGTTCAAGTTAGCCACTTGGGCACTTGGCGCTTCCGGAACTGGTAGTTCCAATCAAAACCTCAATCCCAATTCCAATTCCGGCCGTAAAGGGTGGCGTGAGGCTCGGCCTTTGTTACGTTTTTGAGTCCACGTGTGGTTTCTGACACATGGCAGAAATGGGTCAGGTCAGCATGATGACTTGGTCAGTGACGAGttggtgtgggggggggggggggagaatggatcatctacaTGACTACATGTACAAGCAGATGAACGTGTACACCTGAGAGCCCACTACATGtcatttttgtttccataaatacccctcttcccattataaatggtaaaaataaaacatgggaTTGCCTATGTGTACAGTTACACGTACGTGCAGAGGCACTGAACTCGAAAATAATGAGAAGTGCCAGGGGGTGTTCGGTCGTAACTGATGTCGTAAACAGAATTAGTGAGGGAGATGGATGGATGGTCCACCATGTTGGGGAGGTCAGCAACAGCAAAGAGATAACTAGGGACGGTGACAGAATTGTACACTTTCAGCTGAAAAGATTCTTCCGGTAATAAGGGGCTAACTGATCCTTACCTTACCTATGTTCCTAGATtaagtatatttttttttttaaaattttttgggtaTGAACTAGATTAAGTAGATGATGATTGATATATCCCACCCTTCCTAACCTAACCCTCCTCCAAATCTTCCTCTTTAGTAATTTTGTCATTAATTAATACATAGTTAAAATTtggttttctttaaaaaaatgttaatgaaaTAAGAGAGCATGGAACGTTTGGTTCCCCCTTGATACAGGGATTTTTATCCTCAAGTGTGGTCCATTGAGCAATCGTAAACATATGGGCAATGGagttttttcatcttttttggaATAAATGTTGGTCCTTCGTGAGTCCATCGTGGCTCCTTGGAACCACCCTTAATGGGTTAAATTCTAGTGCCAATCAAAAATTAAGTCTAATTATTAAAGTCACAAATTCTacaatagattagcaggttttAGAGGGATTGACGGAGTTTGCGGTTGATATATAGGGTCTATAATCATGGGGTGGTCCATGAGAAAAATATGTGGTGTAGAGATCATGACTGCCCTTTTAGTTTATTCATTGGAGTAATAATTAAGAAAGATTATAAGCTACAATGAGTAGGTGATTTAGTAAGCAAGTTAATTGGCTAGTTATACATAGAAttatcaaaaattaaaataaattggcTATTTATAGAATTTTCTTTGTGGTTGAGCAACATTGATTTAGATTAAACAAGCATTATGGCATACCAAGTGTTTCTAATTCTTAATAAGTTATATATTGAACTATGGATGAATCATTATCGTTTTCTGTTCTTTATCTGGTATTGTGGTCCAATTTCTCTTAGACCtaaccccttgcccgaacacattgtTTGAGCGAGGTTAAAATGTCTGTCATTTTTGTCTTTCTATGAAAGGAATTGGACCACTGTATCAAACAGAGAACATGacagaaaaaaaattcgacCATGGATAGAGCATGGGTTCGAGGAGTCGGAATCGATGgttgaattgaaattgaaaatcgaaaaccaattggttcaaaTCGACTAATTCGTACTAGATTCTAGGTTCAAGACAATTTTGGTGACTTACCAATTCTAGCTAAAGCGGAATCAAAATCAATGAGGGTCGATCCTGTTTATTCCTGTTGCCGATTATGATTACGTGAACCTTGGGAAAGAGTTGATGGTTTGAGACTTGAGTCAGGGTTTTAAGTattggaatcagatcaatcataTCGGTATCAACAGtgcgatacgataccgatataTGTCAgctaaaatgggtttttttatattttattttattttttatctgatTCCGACCAATACTGCACATCTACATCTACTCTCTCTGTACTTTGGATTACTGGAGGAGGGAACAGATCCAGAGAGGATGAATGCAACATCCATTATCCATTTCATGGGACCTCCACGGCTCCACcccattactctctctctctctttccaaccATGGCAAATGGGGTTGTGGGGTTTGAGGGgcattgagctcctctccaaggaggcCAGCACCTAGGGAGTGCCAAGGGATCCAACGgatgggctgtgccgcacatatCCTGATGACTGACTGATAAACGTCGGGATGTGTATGATACAGCctagccgttggatgccccctggagAGGAGTCAGATTTAGATTGAGGGTCCTCTTTCTCTATCTTCCCCAATTGTATATCATTTTCTAAGAGGGTTTGAATGTATAACAAGGAAACTTTGTCTCACCTTCATTTCTTATTGTTCACTGATGAGGACCCATGTATCGCTTTCACATCCTCTGCATGTATGTTCACCTAAAGGTACACTTCATGTGCCAACACCCTAGtctctttaattttcttaaatACTCGgtcattttcatctttcatgctcttggatagagttctttttcccatacttTTTTAATAAGACTATTTTTCTTAGAGGAATTTAGTAATTAGCATATTTCTGACATTGGATAGACTAGTTTCGAACCTCAATTCATTCCATGCATCAAATTATAGAAGCATATATTAATCATATTGTTGGGTATTATCTCATACATCCAATAAGAAGTAATCAGGTAAAACAAAGCATAGAATGTAATAAAAGTCTAAAGGGTTTGGATTATGAGAAGTCATGTTTTTAGttttaatgaatttaatgaagaCCTTGTTTGGATTTAGCTTAGTTGGATGccaaaatttgttttaatttttattgctACCATCATCTGTTGGTCCTTTATGTGGTGAGTACTTTCAGCACAAAAGCATTTCAAAATCAATATATAGGTCAATCTTGGGTAAGATTTGGATATtgattagggaaaaaaaaattcaatacatGGAAAATCAAGTGATTATGTTTGATTTTTGAAAGTTGACAAGTCATGGTTCTCTAAATATGCAATTGCTTAGAATTTCTGTCATGTGACAGTGTTTGTTGAAACTTCACCTTTCGTACATATATAGTTTATTCAGTCATCATCTAATTGTCTGTTGAATTTCATACCGAATTGGCTTCATCGATGAGTTAGTTACATAATCATTATTACTAAAGAAtagaaattttttaatttttagtttagtttcattCCTTGCAAACTAGAGTCTAGAATCTAgatagaacaaaaacaaaaaggagatcTATATAATGCATTATTTACATAATTTGGCTAGTCTAGATCTACTATATATGTCAGCTTGCACTTGACATCAAACATCTTATTAACCTCCACTTTAGAGCATGAAtcatcaaaattttcattttcaaaaaaccattcataccatttttgttcttttctttggatAGATAAGAATTGATGCCAAtatgaagaaatagaaaataaatcaaTCATCACACCTAAACTCAATTAGATGCAAAACCTCGATCTCCTAACCTGATCGCAAGTTACAATCCCAATGGCACCACTTGGTAAAACTAATTAATCCATTGAAAATACAAAAGGAAAAACTGCAATACATGGGTGAGTCATAAGCTTGAGATGACTTACAAAATTATGATCAGATCAAACTTTAGAGTTACCAAATTAGGCTAGATATGATTCAAAAGGGATCTGGATCAAGAACTGATCCAATGACCAccatatatagagagagaatcTTAACCATTAATGTCTACCCTAAAAACAAGGAAATTCCTAATGTTTATATGCTTTCTAGCTTAAAACAGTGCAGCTGAATCCAAAATCATGGATTGCTAATCCTAGAAGGACATTCAAAAACCTacatttgagaaatttatatCAGGAAATCCTCCCCTTTCATCATAGttcaaatacttaaaaaaaaaatttggttttaTAGTGATAAAAAACAGAGGTGCTTTATTTTATGGCTATCCACAAATGTCAAAGTTTGTCCTTATTGCTTTCTAAAAGGATGAAATGACAATGATGCTCTCCAAGCATTTTACCTTGGAgtggaggggaggggagaaggACAGATATGGATTGAAAAGAATAGTAGCTTTCTATATAATAGAAGTGCAGTGTGCATGTGGATGAGTCAAAACCTAGTCAAAGACAGCATATgccaaacaaagaaagaaaataacctAGAGATACCTAAAGAATACCTCAAAGGTGTTAAAGGAATAGAAATAAGCTTCTTAAGATGCCTCAGTGAACAATCTGATACCAAAGCTTTTGAAGCTGTGTCTAGCAGGAACCAAGTTGGTGATACTCATATTAAACTATCATCACAAGGAGAGGCAAGATCACATGagacttaaaaaaaattttggacaGATTTGTTACATAAATAACAACTATAATATtgattttggaatttgattgaaAAAGGCTTAAGAGGATTTTGGATTTCCTTCCAAGGAACACAATAGAGGATAGATGATGGGTATAGAAGAGCATAGATTAGGAAATTGTTTGAAGGATCTGCACCCCACCCTCATAATTTCATATGGGCTTGTCCCCATGTTG harbors:
- the LOC122658374 gene encoding transcription factor HBI1-like isoform X3, with the protein product MPENLAGKVMDLTMLEGKRAQLKWQQQQQPQSSCHQPQQSYLNETQFSPFSLLHHPTMMQQFQDLINNDPAVLRELANRNMKADPCSVNGWPDLGKYPIPRTVSNRETTMGFLSPSPPDLVTDPIEMGYYISRTTSCPPSVAEEKGGESVALAEDTKDKRTKGDEEVESKNTEQNNNGETSGDTSKENSKVPDVQKPDYIHVRARRGQATDSHSLAERVRRERISERMKYLQDLVPGCNKITGKAGMLDEIINYVQSLQRQVEFLSMKLAAVNPRLDFNMENSFKKQMFPACTTSFPTMGISSELANPGYLQFNNAARQVDMAINSPEMTIRRTMSTPVSRTPESFLDSSCFNQVQLPSSSTWDTDLQGLYNVESYQGRSTLFPSQPFTGTLEAANILKMEM
- the LOC122658374 gene encoding transcription factor bHLH63-like isoform X2 produces the protein MPENLAGKVMDLTMLEGKRAQLKWQQQQQPQSSCHQPQQSYLNETQFSPFSLLHHPTMMQQFQDLINNDPAVLRELANRNMKADPCSVNGWPDLGKYPIPRTVSNRETTMGFLSPSPPDLVTDPIEMGYYISRTTSCPPSVAEEKGGESVLMTASSAGRESSKKRKLDKVALAEDTKDKRTKGDEEVESKNTEQNNNGETSGDTSKENSKVPDVQKPDYIHVRARRGQATDSHSLAERVRRERISERMKYLQDLVPGCNKITGKAGMLDEIINYVQSLQRQVEFLSMKLAAVNPRLDFNMENSFKKQMFPACTTSFPTMGISSELANPGYLQFNNAARQVDMAINSPEMTIRRTMSTPVSRTPESFLDSSCFNQVQLPSSSTWDTDLQGLYNVESYQGRSTLFPSQPFTGTLEAANILKMEM
- the LOC122658374 gene encoding transcription factor bHLH63-like isoform X1; the protein is MPENLAGKVMDLTMLEGKRAQLKWQQQQQPQSSCHQPQQSYLNETQFSPFSLLHHPTMMQQFQDLINNDPAVLRELANRNMKADPCSVNGWPDLGKYPIPRTVSNRETTMGFLSPSPPDLVTDPIEMGYYISRTTSCPPSVAEEKGGESVLMTASSAGRESSKKRKLDKAHNSKVALAEDTKDKRTKGDEEVESKNTEQNNNGETSGDTSKENSKVPDVQKPDYIHVRARRGQATDSHSLAERVRRERISERMKYLQDLVPGCNKITGKAGMLDEIINYVQSLQRQVEFLSMKLAAVNPRLDFNMENSFKKQMFPACTTSFPTMGISSELANPGYLQFNNAARQVDMAINSPEMTIRRTMSTPVSRTPESFLDSSCFNQVQLPSSSTWDTDLQGLYNVESYQGRSTLFPSQPFTGTLEAANILKMEM